CACTTCAACTACCGATTTCAACTTACGTCACACATCAAATCGGTGTTGAACGTGCTCTAATCAAGTCGGCGGCGCAATAGTTACCACCACCGACTTCACATGTTGCGGGGGCCGCAACAAAAGTCGGTGACGAGACATCTTTTCTGGCCGAATTATCGTACCTTGCTTCGTATATAATGCAAATTCAAAAATGTTGTTCTCTCTCCCGAAAAATAGTTATTGCATGTGCATCTCCATGAGCTCCAACAATGCTGAGGAAACCCTCTCCCCACCTCCTCTCCGAAACCCTTCTCCCCCTCCAAAGTCTCCACCTTTATCCCTCCATTCGCCTCTCCACTTCACCCCCACCACCCATTTCCACAAACCCTACCTCTCCCCGCTCCGAATCCACTCGCTACTTGGTGGTCCACAACACCCAGATCGCCAAGCATGGGAGAAATGGCGAAATCCGAGAAGCCCAATCCATTTTCGACGCCATGCGTATCCGTGACGTTGTTTCGTGGACGGCGCTGCTCACGGCGTATGTCGATGCAGGCGATGCCGCGACGGCACGgaaggtgttcgacgaaatgccaaAGAGGAATGCTGCATCGTGGAATGCGATGATCTCGGGTTACTTACGGGCCTCGAAGGTCACTGACGCCTATGAATTGTTCGTTCGAATGCCTGTGAAGAACGCAGTGTCGTTCGGCGCCATGATTGCCGGGTTCGCCAAGTGCAGCATGATAAGGGAGGCCGAGGGGGTTTATGATCAGATGCCAATGAGGTGGCGGGACCCGGTTGGTTCTAATGCATTGATTTGCGGATACTTGAGGGTTGGCAAGCTGGATGACGCCGTGCGTGTTTTCGGGGCGATGAAGGCGAAGGATGTGTTCTCGTGGAGCTCGATGGTTGATGGGTTCTGTAAATACGGGAGTATTTTCGATGCTAGAGAAGTGTTCGATGTGATGCCGGAGAGGAATGTAGTTTCTTGGACTTCTATGATTCGAGGATATGTTAAGGCCGGAATGTGGGAAGACGGATTTATTTTGTTTCTCGATATGAGGAGGGAATCCGTGAGGGTCAATTCGACCACACTCTCGGTCATGCTTGATGCCTGCAGCGAATCTAGTAGGATTGGTGAAGGGGTTCAAATTCATGGTATTACTATAGTAATGGGTTTCGAATCTGATGCCTTCTTAGGTAATTCCTTGATTGTTATGTACTCTAGAGCCGGTTTGAGGATAGATTCTAAGAGGTTATTCAATTGCATGAAGAGGAAAGATATGGTGTCCTGGAATTCATTAATCAACGGATATATTCAGCATGATGCCATTGAAGAGGCATATGAGCTATTTGAGATGATGCCCGAAAAGGATGCTGTTTCTTGGACTTCGATGGTCGTGGGTTTTGCTAATCGAGGATGCATGGGAGAATCTGTCCGTCTTTTTGAACATATGCCGGgaaaagatgaagttgcttGGACTGCTATAGTTTCTGGATTCATAGCTAACGGGGATAATGAAAGTGCATTGATGTGGTTCAATCGAATGGTACAAGAAAGTTATCGACCTAATTCCATAACATTAAGCTGTGTGTTGAGTGCTTTGTCCGGTTTAGCTTATTTGAACCAAGGGATGCAAGTTCATGCTTGTGGTTTAAAGATGGGCTTAGGGCTCAATGTAACTGTTCAGAGCTCTTTAATCTCGATGTATGCTAAATGTGGAAACATGGGCGATGCTTATCGTGTTTTCTCATGGATCAGCGAACCGAGTCTCGTTATCATAAATGCAATGATAACCGCATTTGCACAACATGGTTTGGCTGAGGAAGCCCTAAAACTATTTGTGAAAATGCAAGCAGATGGGTATAGGCCCAACTATGTTACGTTCTTAGGAATCCTTTCTGCTTGTGCTCACGCAGGCTTTGTTGAAGAAGGGTATAACTGCTTCCAATCTATGAGCACTATTTATGGGATCCAACCTGGGCCGGATCACTATACCTGCATGGTTGATCTTCTTGGGCGTGCAGGAATGCTTTATGAAGCTTTGGAATTGATCAAATCGATTCCATTTAAACCCAGTTCGGACGTGTGGGGGGCTTTGCTTAATGCAAGTAAAATCCACTTCAATCTTGAGTATGCAAAGGTAGCGGCAAAAGGGCTTTTAGAGTTGGAACCCAATAATGCAACAGCTTATGCTGTTCTATCTAATATGCTGTCTTCAGCTGGGCTAAAGGAGGAGGGGGAAAATGTGAGAATGGCGATGCAGTCCAACAGTTTTAGGAAGAATCCAGGTTATAGTTGGATTATACTGGATAAGGATACAAATCAGCCGAGTGCAGGATAAGTTTTCACAGGCATTACAGATACCTCCTATATTTCGATGAATCAAAAGTGAATGTTTCACTCACTATGGTTGGATCGTGGGTGAATGTTTCAATCAATTCATGCAAATTCGCAGCCGGCGAAAAGATCATGCTTTTATATCTGGAAACACATCCTCTTATACAATTTAAACTATCTTGAACCAAGAAGCGAGTTACAATTATATTTGAACCAAGAAGCGTTTTCACGGTGAAAACGTCTACTTGTGATAAAATACAGCCCGTATGATCACATCCTCTTATACAATATAAACTATCTTGTTCCTCTTATTCTCTTGAACAAAAGCTTCGCCACAGATAAATCTGAAGTAGAAAGAGATGTCTTTTCCCTTTATTGTTGCCCAACTTAATGTCCTTCTCCAGTGCTTATGGGAGGCTGCAGGAAGCGAAAGTCATCAAAATGCTATCGGCAACAAGCACACGCTGCAAGAGGTATAAAAATGTATTTAGCGAAGGAAGCATTTTTACCTGGAGCAATCATACTCTAAGCTGATGGGGAAGGGGAGTGGGGTGCCGCATGCGGCAGGGAGCTTGCTGACGGCATCGTCCTTGAGATTCTTCAAGTGCGCCGCCGCCTGCTTAATGCAGTTGCACGCGAAGCGACGTTCCGCCGTTGTGCCCGCCACCAGTGTTCTGAGTTTCTTCAGCCCGTCGCAGCAGGCAGGGGCCGGGGACTGCTGCTCACCTGTCAGGTAAGAGATGCAGGGGGCGATGCACATATCGACGTCGGTGCAGCTCATTTCATGGGCCCGTTCGGCCGCCACATAGGCGACCAAAAGAGTAAGGAGCAGAGATGCAACCAGAGTCTTCATGTTATctctttttctgtttgtaagTGAGTAGAGGTGTTGTAGCAGAGGGGTGGGGATTTTATAGGGAGATTGTGGATGGGGTTTATATGATGGGTATGAAGAGCTTGTTTAAGGTTTTGCTTTTCGGTTACGGTGTTGAGCTCATAATGCAAGTGCAACTTGCTTTCTGTTGTAAAGTCATCAACCGCTTTCGCTTTGTTTCAGAGATAACGAAATAAATATGGAATTGTAAATCAGAGCCTTAATTTTAAAAGGCAAGGTCGAATTCAAAACCCTGAATGTGTTTCAATGATCAAATTTGTGAAATTGTGAACTTCTGATCATCGAGTTTCTGTAAGAAGATCATGAGGACCACTTGgatcaaatttcacttttaactATTGGTTATAGATAAAAAAAGTGGAGCTTCTCAAACTATCAACTAAAAAATTTATGCATTGTGTTTGACCCTTTTCCTTGCTACTCCATATTTTCGTGTGCTTCGAATATTTAACCACTAAAAATGAATTAGACAACAAAATTCAGTGAGGAGGTTTGCTCTTTCCTGCAGCAACTACGGTTAGTGATGCTGATGCAGTAGCAAGAGCAATGCAATTTAACTGCTGCCGACTTTCATTGCAGGTTAGGTGTAAAAGCATTGTGACCGCTGCCGACTTCATTTGCGTGAGGGGATTTTTCCTGTCTGAACCATCCTCAGAAGTCTCATTTCTGTGGCAGACTTGAGCTGGAGCGCGATCTCGACTACGTCGACACTGCTGACAGTGCTGACAAAGTCACAAGTTCGCGCCATTCATGCCGATTAATCAGCGCCAGCACTCACTCAGAACCAAACTGTTGTGCTCGCACTTTGCCAGACTGACCGACTTTGCCTTCCATGTTCGAGGCAGCCTGACGGCGCTTATCTTTCTACGTCGACTTCAGCCAAAACCTTCACCTTTGTTAAAACTTTCGCAAACTCTGAATAAAAAGCAATGATGTGCGACTGTTGCATTTGAACAAAGTAATAAATCaaagaaatttatttaaaaattttctatgagTTGAGGAGCCTTCCTACATTTTCATTGGTGCGGTCTATAGACCGGGTCCAGCAATTATAAGTTCTCCGCAATAATAGAGCTATGTGTGATGTGTCCGCATAAAACCTATCAGCGGGTCGCATGGGTTCTCCTTCCCGCCCAAATCTTTCCACTCCGCAATCGCCATTTTTCTCCGTAACCCTAGGTTGCCCTAACCcacccccaaaaccctaaccctaaccaaaCCCCGAACgatccaaaaaccctaacccccATCTCGATCAATTCCCCTCCCCTTACGCCTCCTGTGTCGCtccaaaacctagggtttattTAGGGGGTGAGGGGGTGTTGTGCGGGGCGATAATGGATCCGAACCCTAATCCTCCTTCGGTGGAGGGGAGGAACTGGGCGGAGCTTTCCCCGGACGTGCTCTCGGTGATCTTCGGGAAGATCGGGGCCGTCGAGATCCTGATGGGGGCGGGGCGCGTGTGCCGCGGGTGGCGCCGCGTCGCGCGTGAGCCGCTGCTGTGGCGGCGCGTCGACATGACCCACCTCGACCATCTCGGTGAGGCGGAGATGGAGGCGATGGCGAGGTTGGCGGTGGACTGGAGCGCGGGGCGGATGGAGGAGTTCTCGGCCGCGCGCTTTGGTAGCGACGAGCTTTTGCTGTACATCGCGGAGAGGTTTGTCTCGCGCATTTTGGCGAACATTTTGTGGTTGTTTGTGTTATACTCCTTTAAGGTGCAATGTTGAGTTGATTAATCCTGTTACTTATGTTGCAATTGTGGTAATTAGGGATTTCCAAATGTTAACGTTTAAGCAAAGTTTCATTTTGATCCTAAAACCTCTGAATTTGCACAGCTGAGTcatgttaaattattttgattgagTGCATTCAAATGCTTTGTGTAACcattatatattgaaaaaaagaaatgtaagCCCTTGCTCATGAAGAGACGATCCCAAAGAATCACTTACACTATGATAAAATTGTAGTAACATACTTACATTGGACATTTCCGTCCGTTACAATGAAGTAATTCAGATGATTGTGGTTACTGCCGTGAAACATTGTGGACAGGATCATTCCTGTTTGTTTTTATGCTGTTCTTCTTTAAAATGCGAATATGCGATTGATTTGAATGGTTCAGTTTCTAATGTTgcaattgtgtttggatggcCAAGTGCTAACCTTTCAGCGAAATTTCTATTTGATTTGACCTCTCAAATTTGTGTAGCTGAGTCTTTAAACTATTCAATACACTGTAATCCTAGTAGTTCCATCTAATTACTCTAATCAAATGGATGGAAATGCCAATATGTAGACGTGTGCGACCTGTAATTAGACATGTGCGACAGTGCTTACATAGTCATATAGCAGATACATGGACATAGCTGTTACATGGACATCTCCATCCAATTTAATGAGAAACGACTAGGAATGTGACTGGGTGTAAAAAGTGTAGTTGAATTATGAGAAGTTAGAATCTCAAAGACCCTACCCTACTTAAGTTTCCTACTCGAGGACCCATGGTGcaatttacattttcattatttcaggaaaaaaaaagcttaaattGATGGCTTCATTTAAAAGAGTTTATTAAACATGTGTATCGAGAAatccttgaattttttttctcgtttttaCTGTGTGTGTATAGTATGTGTACATGCTTATAGGCTGTGAAGGTTCCATCAACTTTTCATGGTATTCCTACATCAATTTAGTAATCCTTGCTGTCTTATCTACCTAAGTTTTTAATTACTGCAGGGCAAACTTGTTGAAATCACTTTGCCTCGTATCATGCTACGACATTTCCGATGAAGGGTTGACTGAGATGGTCAAGAGGTTCCCTTGCTTAGAGAAACTTGAGATAATATTTGGTTCATTCACCATGAAATTGTGTGAATCCGTTGGTCAAGCATGCCCACAgcttaaactatttaaactgaACACTAAAGGGTCCTATTACATGTCAGACGATGAAGAGGAACTCGATAATACCGACGACTGTGATGCACTTGGAATAGCCAAAACTATGCATGAGCTCCGTCAACTTCAACTCTTCGGTAACAAGGTAACTAATGAAGGATTAAAGGCCATTCTTGATAGCTGTCCTCACCTTGAGTCGCTCGATATACGCCGGTGTTTCAATTTGAATATGGATGCGAGCATGAAGGCAATGTGTTCGAGAATAAGGAATCTGAGGCTACCAGAGGATTCTGCCGATGACTATGAGTACGATGCTGCTGTTGGCCCCTTCGATGAAGATGACGATGATGATATCTTCTCAGAAAATTCTGAGTTTGATGATATGATGTATGACAATGACTATGACTACGATTACATTGATTATGACTACCAGCATGGTATTGGTGACGATGATGATCACCTGAATCTCTTTTTTCTACTCTGAAATTAGTGGGCCTTTTTTCCTGTCGTATAGATGACCAAAAGCTCATTTGTAAGTAGTGTTTGATCTCCTAGCGGAGAAACTGCTTTTTTGGCAACTGTCTGCTTTTGCTCCTTTCTGGATAGTGTTGAATGGTTGAAGGCATAATTATGCTTTGTATGGACATGTCTTGAATGCTATAGTAAGTTTAAACATTTCTATGTAGTTGCCCATTTTGCTCTCATATATAGCTTGtaatctcttttatatatatataaagagagagagagagagagttgagctcccGTGCTTTTAAAACCACAGAAGCATTTGTGCTTCTAACTTTTTAGCCATCAGATTGCTTCAAGATCCGTGCAGCACTACTGACAGTATGTTTCATTAAGTGCTGCATAGGTTTTGAAGCAATCTGATgactaaaaaattacaagcacaagATTTTCctgtgcttctaaaagcatggaagcttatctctctctctctctctctctctctctctctatatatatatatatatatatatatgtatgcatggaAGTAGTTGAATAGTTAGAAGTCTCAAAATATTAGGCAAAAGGACAGAAgcaacattaaaattattgaggTGGAATTAATCATAACACCTCACAGTTTTATGCTCCATAGGTGGCACTTTTCCTGCTCTCACTGGAGTGTTGTTTCTTGTCATGTGTTTGAGATATATGTAGTATTATCATTTATGCATTTATTCACAAGAGACATGCCCATTTGCTTCATGTGTTGGTTTGTATGAATTTCTCTCATGGCTTCAGTATCTCCAAAATCTATGCTGAATCCCTCCATGCATGAGGTAAATTTAAACTCAAGAGAAACTTTTGTGCGATAATGAACAAGAAAGGGCCTCTATATTCAAAAGAGACAATAAGGCTctcatatctctcaaaaaatttaaaaaaaagacaataagGCTCTCACAACCTCTAGTGTACATAGCTTTGTAAAAGCAGAAGAGTTATGTCTCTCAAGAGAAACCAGCTTATCTAGCTACGATCCTACACCTTCAACAACTTCTTCTGGTATACTCTTTAAAGTTGGTCTCCAACCCCAGCTCCGGCCGCCGCATGTAGACTCTTTGCTCGCCTTCTTCATGAGACGGTATATAATTACTTCGTTGATCGGCAACAGTCCCTTCGTATCCGTTCGCACCAAAAGCTCCTCCAACTGCTTCTTTGTGAGCTTTATCTTCACCGCAGTAGTCGAAGGCTCGACTTTGCTCTCCTTTCCTCCTCTCTTACTCTTCTTATGTTTTCTCCGCTGTTCTTTGATATTGTCGAGCTCTTTCGGCTCCCAATCTTCGTCGTCGACCCACGTCACGGCTCGCGGGTTCAAGCAATTCCCCATtaatctctcttctctcctcttatCCCTATATCTATGTATCTCTTTTTCTTGTGGTAAGTTGTTCTTGTTTGATGTTTacagaagaggagagagagcaaatgaagAAGTGTTTGGTGAGGAAGGATTTGTTTTgttgagttatatatatatatatacacacacacacacatatagaggagagggaggggatAGTGGGGAGTAGAATGGGTCAAAATTAAGCATTCATGGCTCATGCAAATATGCAGATAGTAAATAAGCATTTGATCATTGCAAAGACCAATTCAACACTCCTGATCAGTAGGTATATGGGTCTAAGAAGGAAAAAGGGTGGAAAGTGATTAGGAAGAATTATCCATAGAGTGATTAGGAAAGGTTAATGTGTATGGAATATTATCCCTCtaaaatctctatattatgATTTGGTCACTGTACTATTCACTTGATTGATTTTTTTGATAACATAATATCAAACAAATCCAGAAACTCTTTGTTCCAAaagatacatacatatatatatattactatatatatatatatatatataatatatatttttttttttttttttttttcttttgtttggtaGAAAGGTAAATTTCGAATTTGGAATCTCAGATAACAACTATCAAAACTTTTGTCATATGTGAAAGTTTTGTGTTCAGAATACTAATTTCGTGTTGGTTATAATTATTAGTATTAATTATGCCATAGTATGAAGCTTTTAACATACTATAATAAAGAGCAAAATAGAAAATGTAAGATTTTGGATGGATTGGAACGCGTCTTTAACGTTAATCGGAGCTAAAATGCCAAATAAAAGAAAGTAAAGGGACCACAAGTTGCAGTAGAGGATAATGTAGGGAACTAATCCACACATTTTAATTGCCTCAAGAAAatggaaggagagagagagagagagagagagagagagagagaggatgttGGACTGTCCTGCTGCTTGAATTACGCAGAAGCTGATGCGAGCAGAGAAGGCAGACAGGCAGACCGAGTCATCACTGAATGAGTCTAAAATTCTAAAAGACATCAACAGTCAGCAATTCGCATCATACATGAACAGGACGTACGTTACGTGCTACTTCAACCACTAGTACATGTGTAttctaacttttatatatatatatatacttcaacCACTAGTATATGTGTGATTtctaactttatatatatatatattatatatatatagaattatgctattatactatcaatagtaccaagtccttggtactattgagttttcggccgttggatgaaaggatgtgcggttaggatgatagtggtccctagggttgagtgggtggttggtttaatagtataatctaacgggtggaaatgatcaaaggataagtctaacggtagaaaatcaatagtaccaaaggcttgtactatcaatagtatagtagccggactctatatatatatattatatatatatatatagaattttgctagaatactatcggtagtaaacggctcgatttactacgatttgttttcgatgatagagcttccaaattgatgatcgacaccgttaaacatgatctaaactatttaaactatctggaaatcaaatttcacacactttcgatattgttctcttgtccatcaagtgaacagaaaaatgaatcgctagaaatgaatattcttcaaaaagtgatgatacaatttttatatttgagatctaagtctagatcttattttaaatagtttaaaaaaatttttagcaaaaatttagttgatttgaactcttctataccgttaaacgagaaacgtaccatatcggccattaaaattatagattttgtgaccctttaatcgttcagttagtgatgccaaaaatcatgaatttgattatttctaatatatttaaatggtctagatcatgtttaacggtgccgatcgtcgattggaagctctatcatcaaaaataaatcggtagtaacgaacagtttactactgatagtagcccaatcaactctctctctctctctctctctctctctctctctctctctctctctctctctctcttctctttatatatatatatatatatata
This window of the Ananas comosus cultivar F153 linkage group 19, ASM154086v1, whole genome shotgun sequence genome carries:
- the LOC109724973 gene encoding putative F-box/LRR-repeat protein 23; amino-acid sequence: MDPNPNPPSVEGRNWAELSPDVLSVIFGKIGAVEILMGAGRVCRGWRRVAREPLLWRRVDMTHLDHLGEAEMEAMARLAVDWSAGRMEEFSAARFGSDELLLYIAERANLLKSLCLVSCYDISDEGLTEMVKRFPCLEKLEIIFGSFTMKLCESVGQACPQLKLFKLNTKGSYYMSDDEEELDNTDDCDALGIAKTMHELRQLQLFGNKVTNEGLKAILDSCPHLESLDIRRCFNLNMDASMKAMCSRIRNLRLPEDSADDYEYDAAVGPFDEDDDDDIFSENSEFDDMMYDNDYDYDYIDYDYQHGIGDDDDHLNLFFLL
- the LOC109724817 gene encoding uncharacterized protein LOC109724817, with protein sequence MGNCLNPRAVTWVDDEDWEPKELDNIKEQRRKHKKSKRGGKESKVEPSTTAVKIKLTKKQLEELLVRTDTKGLLPINEVIIYRLMKKASKESTCGGRSWGWRPTLKSIPEEVVEGVGS
- the LOC109724972 gene encoding pentatricopeptide repeat-containing protein At1g53600, mitochondrial; the encoded protein is MLRKPSPHLLSETLLPLQSLHLYPSIRLSTSPPPPISTNPTSPRSESTRYLVVHNTQIAKHGRNGEIREAQSIFDAMRIRDVVSWTALLTAYVDAGDAATARKVFDEMPKRNAASWNAMISGYLRASKVTDAYELFVRMPVKNAVSFGAMIAGFAKCSMIREAEGVYDQMPMRWRDPVGSNALICGYLRVGKLDDAVRVFGAMKAKDVFSWSSMVDGFCKYGSIFDAREVFDVMPERNVVSWTSMIRGYVKAGMWEDGFILFLDMRRESVRVNSTTLSVMLDACSESSRIGEGVQIHGITIVMGFESDAFLGNSLIVMYSRAGLRIDSKRLFNCMKRKDMVSWNSLINGYIQHDAIEEAYELFEMMPEKDAVSWTSMVVGFANRGCMGESVRLFEHMPGKDEVAWTAIVSGFIANGDNESALMWFNRMVQESYRPNSITLSCVLSALSGLAYLNQGMQVHACGLKMGLGLNVTVQSSLISMYAKCGNMGDAYRVFSWISEPSLVIINAMITAFAQHGLAEEALKLFVKMQADGYRPNYVTFLGILSACAHAGFVEEGYNCFQSMSTIYGIQPGPDHYTCMVDLLGRAGMLYEALELIKSIPFKPSSDVWGALLNASKIHFNLEYAKVAAKGLLELEPNNATAYAVLSNMLSSAGLKEEGENVRMAMQSNSFRKNPGYSWIILDKDTNQPSAG
- the LOC109724816 gene encoding non-specific lipid-transfer protein A-like, whose amino-acid sequence is MKTLVASLLLTLLVAYVAAERAHEMSCTDVDMCIAPCISYLTGEQQSPAPACCDGLKKLRTLVAGTTAERRFACNCIKQAAAHLKNLKDDAVSKLPAACGTPLPFPISLEYDCSSLP